One part of the Sphingobacterium sp. LZ7M1 genome encodes these proteins:
- a CDS encoding glycoside hydrolase family 31 protein: MTDTTKKGDFANDLIPNPDTLDDGIHHVNNPVLDLPNIEKLYLTAVKGYTQDRNAFYFSDGRSKVEVKVFSEDIIRVRLAPEGSFLVDFSYAISFKEDNYVSYELLEDADYYKVKTNSTICLIRKSDFTISFADTNEKVLNKDHSPMHWEENVDFGGYYVYCSKEAAADEAFFGLGDKATNLNLRGRRVKNWNSDTYSYAFNQDPLYKTIPFYMGVTEGQAYGIFFDNTFKTYFDFAAEHQDQTSFWSEGGELLYYYIQGPKMMDVVKRYHKLTGTHYMPPMWGLGYHQCRWSYYPENKVREVAYEFRKREIPCDAIYLDIDYMDGYRCFTWNKRYFPDPKKMISDLNANGFKTVVMIDPGIKVDDSYWVFKQGQENNYFCRRGDDYFMEGFVWPGRCQFPDFTNPEVRTWWGTLYKGLVDDGVAGFWNDMNEPAVFGRGTFPNDVRHQFEGHRGSHRKAHNVYGMQMVRATYDGLKKLYKNKRPFTITRAAYAGTQRYSSVWTGDNIATWEHLRIGTLQLQRLSVSGLSFCGTDIGGFTGEPDGELYTRWMQFGVFSPFMRVHSAGDTRDREPWSFGPEWEAICKKFIELRYKLLPYIYSTFWLQHKYGEPILRPVALMEQEKAKNMVREEEFGFGNQLLVSPVLHPGQQNKIVYLPEGTWYYYFDNSFYEGGQEYTIDTPLDEMPFFVRGGSIIPEYPVMQFTGERRVESLRLNLYYSEGEHASYLYSDHGETFAYEQGVYVEKNFIASCDTKQVSVIQGEEGLYTPYYSDFHLYLIGLPFEPKQITVDGVKTALQKDEQGNSFIKLERDFKKVNIQ; the protein is encoded by the coding sequence ATGACAGATACAACAAAGAAGGGCGATTTTGCAAATGATTTAATACCTAACCCTGACACACTAGACGATGGAATCCATCACGTTAATAATCCAGTTCTCGACCTTCCCAATATAGAAAAGCTTTATTTAACTGCTGTTAAAGGCTATACGCAAGACCGAAACGCGTTTTATTTTTCGGATGGGCGATCGAAAGTGGAAGTGAAAGTTTTTTCAGAGGATATCATCCGCGTGCGATTGGCACCTGAAGGTTCTTTCTTGGTCGATTTCTCTTATGCCATCAGTTTCAAGGAAGATAACTACGTGAGTTATGAACTTTTGGAAGATGCCGATTATTACAAAGTAAAAACGAACTCTACGATATGCTTGATCCGTAAATCGGATTTTACCATTTCCTTTGCGGATACGAACGAGAAGGTCTTGAACAAAGACCATTCGCCAATGCACTGGGAAGAGAATGTAGATTTTGGTGGTTATTATGTCTATTGTTCTAAAGAAGCTGCTGCTGATGAAGCTTTCTTTGGACTGGGCGATAAAGCTACCAACCTGAACCTGAGAGGGAGAAGGGTGAAGAACTGGAATTCGGATACCTATTCCTATGCCTTCAATCAGGATCCACTCTATAAGACGATCCCGTTCTATATGGGTGTAACCGAAGGTCAGGCCTATGGTATCTTCTTCGACAATACCTTCAAGACTTATTTTGACTTCGCTGCAGAACATCAGGACCAAACCAGTTTTTGGTCTGAGGGTGGAGAACTGCTATACTATTATATCCAAGGTCCAAAAATGATGGACGTGGTAAAGCGTTATCATAAACTCACCGGCACCCATTATATGCCTCCAATGTGGGGCTTGGGCTACCATCAATGTAGGTGGAGCTATTACCCAGAGAATAAGGTTCGTGAAGTTGCCTATGAGTTCAGAAAGCGTGAAATTCCTTGTGACGCTATCTATTTGGATATCGACTATATGGATGGATACCGTTGTTTTACTTGGAACAAGCGCTATTTTCCAGATCCTAAAAAGATGATTTCGGACCTCAATGCCAATGGATTTAAAACGGTGGTGATGATCGATCCGGGAATCAAGGTGGATGATAGCTATTGGGTTTTCAAGCAAGGTCAGGAGAACAACTATTTCTGCCGCCGGGGGGATGATTACTTCATGGAAGGGTTTGTATGGCCAGGAAGGTGTCAATTCCCTGATTTCACAAATCCGGAGGTACGGACATGGTGGGGAACACTATACAAAGGTTTGGTCGATGATGGCGTTGCAGGTTTCTGGAACGACATGAATGAGCCCGCTGTATTTGGTAGAGGGACTTTCCCGAATGATGTTAGGCATCAATTTGAAGGACATCGTGGTTCGCACCGTAAAGCGCATAACGTATATGGTATGCAGATGGTCCGCGCGACTTACGACGGCCTGAAGAAATTATATAAAAACAAACGTCCGTTTACCATTACCCGTGCGGCCTATGCCGGTACGCAGCGGTACTCATCGGTATGGACGGGTGACAATATCGCTACTTGGGAGCATTTGCGCATCGGAACCTTACAGTTACAGCGTCTTTCGGTTTCTGGACTTTCTTTCTGTGGAACCGATATCGGTGGATTTACCGGTGAGCCAGATGGTGAACTGTACACACGTTGGATGCAGTTTGGGGTGTTCTCTCCATTTATGCGTGTCCACTCGGCAGGTGATACCCGCGATCGGGAGCCTTGGAGCTTCGGACCAGAATGGGAAGCGATCTGTAAGAAGTTTATTGAATTGAGATACAAGTTGTTACCCTATATCTATTCAACTTTTTGGTTGCAACATAAATATGGTGAACCTATCTTAAGACCAGTTGCCTTGATGGAACAGGAAAAGGCCAAAAATATGGTCCGTGAGGAGGAGTTTGGTTTTGGAAATCAATTGTTGGTTTCGCCAGTCCTTCATCCTGGTCAACAGAACAAAATTGTTTATTTGCCTGAAGGAACCTGGTATTATTATTTTGACAACAGTTTCTATGAAGGTGGTCAGGAATATACCATTGATACGCCATTGGATGAGATGCCATTCTTTGTCCGTGGTGGATCGATTATCCCTGAATATCCTGTGATGCAATTTACAGGAGAGCGCAGGGTGGAGTCATTGCGATTGAACCTGTACTATTCCGAAGGTGAACATGCATCCTACCTATATTCCGATCATGGCGAAACCTTTGCCTATGAACAAGGGGTCTATGTGGAGAAGAATTTTATTGCAAGCTGTGATACCAAGCAGGTCAGCGTGATTCAAGGTGAGGAAGGGTTGTACACTCCGTATTACAGCGATTTCCATCTGTACCTGATCGGTTTGCCATTTGAGCCAAAACAGATCACGGTGGACGGGGTCAAAACCGCTCTGCAGAAAGATGAGCAGGGAAACAGTTTTATTAAATTAGAGCGAGATTTTAAAAAAGTAAATATTCAATAA
- the glgB gene encoding 1,4-alpha-glucan branching protein GlgB: MPQPVEVHSLLSEFDVFLFKAGRHYKLYEKFGSHELLINGVKGVYFAVWAPNAQTVSVVGNFNGWNPHSHQLQVRWDSSGIWEGFIPGLENGEVYKYHIHSNTGEHLEKSDPFALHTEIPPKTASIVATTYFDWNDSEWMFSRREHNALDRPMSVYEMHLGSWLRDPKDPDRFLSYLEIAEQLIPYIQETGFTHVEFMPIMEHPYYPSWGYQITGYYAASSRFGGPQDLMKLIELLHESHIGVILDWVPSHFPGDAHGLYNFDGTHLYEHADPRKGFHPDWQSYIFNYGRNEVKSFLISNAFFWLDRYHIDGLRVDAVASMLYLDYSRKAGEWEPNELGGNENLEAVAFLKEFNEAVSKYYPNVQTIAEESTSWTGVSRATFNGGLGFGMKWMMGWMHDTLAYFKEDPINRSYHHDKLTFATVYGFTENFMLPLSHDEVVYGKRSLVYKMPGDEWQKFANLRALYLYMFTFIGTKLLFMGGEFGQTAEWNVNQSLDWHLLQYKPHSSLKNFVAKLNEIYRKYPALYEKAFSPEGFFWIELGDRDQSVFAYCRRGHDMVNDLVVILNLTPVVRRKFKLGVPHPGKWELILNSDDQAYNGSGVSVKKELITENEPWMGQEQAIVVDLPPLSGLVFKRKFGK; the protein is encoded by the coding sequence ATGCCTCAACCAGTTGAAGTACACTCCTTATTGTCCGAATTTGATGTTTTTTTATTCAAGGCAGGACGGCATTATAAGCTTTATGAGAAATTTGGTTCTCATGAACTTCTAATTAATGGGGTAAAGGGAGTATATTTTGCGGTCTGGGCACCCAACGCCCAAACAGTGTCGGTAGTCGGAAACTTCAATGGATGGAATCCTCATTCGCATCAATTACAGGTTCGGTGGGACAGTTCGGGCATTTGGGAAGGTTTTATTCCTGGATTGGAGAATGGAGAGGTCTATAAATACCATATCCATTCCAATACTGGGGAGCATCTGGAGAAGTCTGATCCTTTTGCCTTGCATACCGAGATACCACCGAAGACAGCATCGATTGTTGCTACAACATACTTTGATTGGAATGATTCAGAATGGATGTTCAGTCGTAGGGAGCATAATGCACTGGATAGGCCCATGTCGGTCTATGAAATGCATTTGGGCTCTTGGCTTCGTGATCCTAAAGATCCAGATCGTTTCTTAAGCTATTTAGAAATTGCAGAGCAGCTGATACCTTACATTCAGGAAACTGGTTTTACCCATGTGGAATTTATGCCTATCATGGAGCATCCATATTATCCTTCCTGGGGATATCAGATTACCGGTTATTATGCGGCGAGCTCCAGGTTTGGAGGTCCACAGGACTTGATGAAATTGATCGAGCTGTTGCATGAAAGCCATATTGGTGTGATCCTGGACTGGGTGCCTTCGCATTTTCCGGGAGATGCCCATGGGCTTTATAATTTTGATGGAACCCACCTCTATGAACATGCGGATCCAAGAAAGGGTTTCCACCCCGATTGGCAATCCTATATATTCAATTATGGAAGGAATGAGGTTAAATCGTTCTTGATCAGTAATGCCTTTTTCTGGCTGGATCGATACCATATCGATGGATTGCGGGTGGATGCCGTTGCCTCCATGCTTTATCTGGATTATTCAAGGAAAGCTGGTGAATGGGAACCTAATGAGTTGGGCGGAAATGAAAACCTTGAAGCTGTAGCCTTCTTGAAGGAATTCAACGAGGCTGTTTCCAAATATTACCCCAACGTGCAGACCATTGCCGAAGAGTCTACTTCTTGGACGGGGGTGAGCCGTGCCACCTTTAATGGTGGACTTGGGTTTGGAATGAAATGGATGATGGGCTGGATGCACGATACATTAGCCTATTTCAAGGAAGATCCTATCAATCGTTCCTACCATCATGATAAGCTGACCTTTGCCACCGTATATGGATTTACGGAAAACTTTATGCTGCCTTTATCGCATGATGAAGTGGTATATGGCAAGCGTTCCTTGGTCTATAAAATGCCTGGCGATGAATGGCAGAAGTTTGCCAACCTCAGGGCATTATACCTATACATGTTTACTTTTATAGGAACGAAATTGCTCTTCATGGGTGGGGAATTTGGTCAGACTGCAGAGTGGAATGTCAACCAATCCTTGGACTGGCATCTGTTGCAGTACAAGCCGCATTCTAGTCTAAAGAATTTCGTGGCGAAATTAAATGAGATCTATAGAAAGTATCCAGCACTTTATGAGAAAGCCTTCAGTCCGGAAGGGTTTTTCTGGATAGAATTAGGGGACAGGGATCAAAGCGTCTTTGCGTATTGCAGACGTGGGCACGATATGGTGAACGACCTAGTGGTCATCCTCAATCTTACACCTGTTGTCCGGAGGAAATTTAAGTTAGGTGTGCCGCATCCGGGAAAATGGGAGCTGATCCTGAACTCGGACGATCAGGCATATAATGGCAGTGGCGTATCGGTTAAGAAAGAATTGATTACAGAAAATGAACCTTGGATGGGGCAGGAACAAGCCATTGTCGTAGACCTGCCACCATTGAGCGGTTTAGTATTTAAAAGAAAATTCGGAAAATGA
- a CDS encoding glycogen synthase: MKVIHLSVECFPVAKVGGLADVVGALPKYQRELGIDASVIMPYFNRKFVQDHEFDVVARGEFPQGSSVLTYEILKEKKDELGFPLFLVKIPNLLDREEIYCYQDEADQWIAFQHAVLHYLKSNDIHPDVLHCHDHHVGLVPFLTKWSNEFNVFKGVKTVVTVHNGQYQGWMSWSKGIILPSFDTWKWGLLDWDGLINPLATAIKCCDAYTTVSEGYLKELFVDANGLQDLFSDERSKAVGIVNGIDTSFWDPEIDALIDHQYSMVTVNQGKAENKMTFCKEFGLDPSKPLLSYIGRFATEKGADILPELIENLLKKNSGKLSIFILGSGDAGIQQSIEAIAPNYKNDLAVFFGYNEPLAHRVYAASDLLIMPSRVEPCGLNQLYALKYGTIPVVRKIGGLRDTVKDVEEGGYGFLFNDVEADEAAETVKRAIKYLSYADNLTKTRDAAMVLDYSWNKSAKKYIELYNQLLK; encoded by the coding sequence ATGAAAGTCATACATTTAAGTGTAGAATGTTTTCCTGTCGCCAAAGTCGGCGGATTAGCGGATGTGGTGGGTGCCTTGCCTAAATACCAAAGGGAATTAGGTATTGATGCATCGGTCATCATGCCCTACTTCAACAGGAAGTTTGTACAGGATCATGAATTTGATGTGGTAGCCCGTGGAGAATTCCCACAGGGTTCCAGTGTATTGACCTATGAAATATTAAAGGAGAAAAAAGATGAATTGGGATTTCCGTTGTTCTTGGTGAAGATCCCTAATCTTTTGGACCGTGAAGAGATTTATTGTTATCAAGATGAGGCAGATCAATGGATTGCCTTTCAGCATGCGGTTCTCCATTACCTAAAAAGCAATGATATTCATCCAGATGTGCTGCACTGCCATGATCATCATGTTGGATTGGTTCCTTTCTTGACCAAGTGGAGCAATGAATTCAATGTTTTCAAGGGTGTGAAAACGGTAGTGACGGTCCATAACGGCCAGTATCAAGGCTGGATGTCCTGGAGTAAAGGGATTATCCTGCCATCATTTGATACCTGGAAATGGGGGTTGTTGGATTGGGATGGTCTGATCAATCCGTTGGCCACCGCCATAAAATGCTGTGATGCCTATACCACCGTTTCTGAAGGTTATCTAAAGGAACTGTTTGTGGATGCGAATGGATTGCAGGATCTGTTTTCAGATGAACGCTCTAAGGCCGTGGGAATTGTCAATGGTATTGACACCTCTTTTTGGGATCCAGAGATCGATGCCTTAATCGATCATCAATATTCCATGGTAACCGTGAACCAAGGGAAGGCTGAGAACAAAATGACCTTTTGCAAGGAATTTGGTCTAGATCCGAGCAAGCCTCTGTTAAGCTATATCGGTCGATTTGCCACGGAAAAAGGAGCAGATATTTTGCCTGAATTAATTGAGAATCTTTTGAAGAAAAACTCAGGGAAATTAAGTATATTTATACTAGGCTCTGGTGATGCGGGCATCCAACAATCTATAGAGGCTATCGCTCCTAACTATAAAAATGATCTAGCAGTATTCTTTGGGTATAATGAGCCATTGGCTCACCGGGTTTATGCAGCCTCAGACCTGTTGATTATGCCTTCGCGTGTGGAGCCCTGTGGATTGAACCAACTGTATGCATTAAAATATGGGACCATTCCTGTCGTTCGCAAGATAGGGGGTCTAAGAGATACCGTAAAGGATGTAGAAGAGGGAGGCTATGGCTTTCTTTTCAATGATGTAGAGGCTGATGAAGCTGCTGAGACTGTGAAAAGAGCAATCAAATATTTGAGTTATGCTGATAACTTGACGAAAACAAGGGATGCTGCGATGGTATTGGATTATTCTTGGAACAAATCGGCAAAGAAATATATAGAGTTATATAACCAATTACTTAAATGA
- a CDS encoding glucose-1-phosphate adenylyltransferase, whose product MSHKVVSIVLGGGRGTRLFPLTDQRSKPAVPIAGKYRLVDIPISNCLNSGYNKIYVLTQYNSASLNKHIKNSYNFSIFSKGFVDILAAEQTNEGDRWFEGTADAVRRTQKNLVNVDYDYVLILSGDQLYQMDYSAMVDFHVKNGGEITIGTIPVTAKEAPGFGILKSDENNKVISFIEKPTKDLLEDWTSEVPEELEKQGRNYLASMGIYVFSKGVMSRMLAENNGMDFGKEIIPDAIESSNVLSYPFDSYWTDIGTIPSFFEANIGLTDDIPEFNLFGETVYTRARMLPPSKVSGTTLNNAIIADGCIILAEKIQRSVIGIRSRIGEGTVVKMTYMMGSDYYEELNEVVQLTSSQAPPPIGVGERCYIENAILDKNCRIGNDVRIKGGKQLKDGDFPEYTICEGIIVIKKNAVIEHGRTIGF is encoded by the coding sequence ATGTCGCATAAAGTTGTTTCTATAGTACTAGGTGGGGGTCGAGGAACCCGCTTATTTCCGTTGACAGACCAACGTTCGAAACCAGCAGTTCCAATTGCAGGAAAGTATAGATTGGTTGATATCCCAATTTCCAATTGTCTTAATTCTGGCTACAATAAGATATATGTACTGACGCAATACAACTCGGCTTCATTGAACAAGCATATCAAAAACTCCTACAACTTCAGTATTTTCAGTAAGGGTTTTGTGGATATATTGGCTGCAGAGCAGACCAATGAAGGTGATCGCTGGTTTGAAGGTACCGCCGATGCGGTTAGAAGGACCCAGAAGAACTTGGTGAATGTGGACTATGATTACGTGCTGATCCTCTCCGGAGATCAACTCTATCAAATGGATTATTCGGCCATGGTGGACTTCCATGTTAAGAACGGAGGGGAAATCACCATTGGAACCATTCCAGTAACGGCCAAGGAAGCTCCAGGTTTTGGAATCCTGAAATCGGATGAAAACAATAAGGTCATCTCCTTTATTGAAAAACCGACCAAGGACCTTTTGGAAGACTGGACCTCGGAGGTGCCTGAAGAATTGGAAAAACAAGGTAGAAACTATTTGGCTTCCATGGGTATCTATGTGTTCTCCAAAGGTGTGATGTCAAGGATGTTGGCAGAGAACAACGGAATGGATTTTGGAAAAGAGATTATTCCAGATGCAATCGAAAGTTCAAATGTATTGAGCTATCCTTTTGACAGCTATTGGACCGATATCGGTACGATCCCTTCTTTCTTTGAAGCGAATATTGGATTGACAGATGATATCCCGGAATTCAACCTTTTTGGCGAAACGGTATATACCCGGGCGCGTATGTTGCCACCATCAAAAGTGTCAGGTACTACCTTGAACAATGCGATCATAGCTGATGGATGTATTATCTTGGCTGAAAAGATCCAACGTTCTGTGATTGGGATCCGTTCTAGGATAGGGGAAGGAACCGTGGTCAAGATGACCTATATGATGGGGTCGGATTATTATGAAGAATTAAATGAAGTTGTACAATTAACTTCATCCCAAGCTCCGCCACCAATTGGAGTAGGTGAGCGCTGTTATATCGAAAATGCCATCTTGGACAAGAACTGTAGGATTGGAAATGATGTGAGGATTAAAGGTGGGAAGCAATTAAAGGATGGGGATTTTCCTGAGTACACAATTTGTGAAGGTATTATCGTCATCAAGAAAAATGCTGTAATAGAACATGGCAGAACCATTGGGTTCTAG
- a CDS encoding response regulator transcription factor: MINIAITDDHPLLSEGLKNILAQEPDLNIIGCYPNAQVLVKALEETAIDVLLLDINLSDANGLELISPLIKKHKDLKIIMLSVHNEFAVINSAFQEGAHGYIQKNASIDEIKLGIQEILFGKKFLCKQTKLIIDKKNSTELKSVPKLTRREKEILAEAAQGLTTTQIAEKLFISHHTVESHRKNLIEKFKTSNLSSAIKMALDYGLIRESVD; the protein is encoded by the coding sequence ATGATAAATATCGCCATCACCGACGACCATCCTTTACTATCCGAAGGCTTGAAGAACATCCTTGCCCAAGAGCCAGATTTAAACATCATTGGTTGTTATCCCAATGCGCAGGTCTTGGTAAAGGCTTTGGAAGAAACTGCGATTGATGTCTTGCTATTGGACATCAACCTTTCTGATGCGAATGGATTGGAATTGATCAGTCCATTGATCAAAAAACATAAGGATCTTAAGATCATCATGCTCAGTGTCCACAATGAATTTGCTGTGATCAACAGCGCTTTTCAGGAAGGGGCGCATGGCTATATCCAGAAAAATGCTTCCATTGACGAGATCAAGCTTGGCATCCAAGAAATTCTTTTTGGAAAGAAATTTCTATGCAAACAGACCAAACTGATCATCGATAAGAAAAACAGTACGGAACTGAAGAGTGTCCCAAAATTGACCCGTCGGGAAAAGGAAATATTGGCTGAAGCGGCACAGGGACTGACGACGACCCAAATTGCAGAAAAGCTCTTTATTAGCCACCACACTGTGGAGAGCCATCGTAAGAACCTGATCGAAAAATTCAAGACCAGCAACTTGAGCTCGGCCATAAAAATGGCCCTTGATTATGGCTTAATCCGCGAATCTGTTGACTAA
- a CDS encoding sensor histidine kinase encodes MNTNIGKVLLSIFYVFLFSILALLPHSAKAQDILDKLQKEYNQYNTDDPEKFFSTGKLAQALFFNQKEDEAFKLLKKDIAVASKLNDSRYSAYLYTILAINQLIMEETTSSRQSILKAKSLVDRSKDIETKGYVYYGYGWILARQQQEAEAVKQFMIALSYYDQAKQSNTLFNRKANVYKELTSIYANWNEFELQEKYSKLALNIALKQKDPLTIFDTYMSLGYMYEQKYLEDQQHVEFRNSAEEYYLKALNTYLEKQNEIPIPSNLAFVANNLSHLYFKFYPKEYRDKATQYAELAKTKGLESKQYNLVASAYGILSELELLNGNSKKAKEHLLSSLIEINKSQVQDQQILMSIYNTLSHISEQEGNYQEAINYYKEYITLFTNVYDQEKLGIGKRLEAQYEKGKQDQELALLQVEAEKKEQQIQLMAALGIQQKQELENLRLIQDNQSKELEVSKLTAEKQFQEIQMSKLEAKNRAQEISNYQQEISLKDKINTYYIALMIAALTLLAVLFYAYTQRLKHMKQRENFHNLAIEQERQNAKISMLTALLDGQEQERARIARDLHDGLGGLLSGTKLHLSHLNDQTSFEIQEKMQKGITQLDMAVDELRRVAHNLTPDLLQKFGLQEALNDYASRMCNDNLEIDVQFLHFNNNMNLDQQLVIYRIIQELVNNAIKHADPSQILIQLVEEDSEYHITVEDDGKGFDSNNHSNKSAGLQNIRSRVEFLKGNLNVQSDIGQGSSFEINIPKNKQT; translated from the coding sequence ATGAACACTAACATAGGAAAAGTCTTATTATCTATATTTTATGTTTTTCTATTCAGCATTCTTGCCCTCCTTCCCCATTCGGCAAAGGCTCAGGATATCCTGGACAAACTCCAAAAGGAATATAATCAATACAACACCGACGATCCTGAAAAATTCTTCAGCACCGGAAAGCTGGCGCAAGCGCTATTCTTCAATCAAAAGGAAGATGAAGCCTTCAAACTACTTAAAAAAGATATCGCCGTTGCCAGCAAGTTAAATGACAGCCGATATTCTGCCTATCTCTATACCATTCTTGCCATCAATCAATTGATTATGGAAGAAACGACAAGTTCAAGGCAAAGCATCTTGAAGGCGAAGTCATTGGTAGACCGCAGCAAGGACATCGAAACCAAAGGATATGTCTATTACGGCTATGGATGGATATTGGCAAGGCAACAACAGGAGGCAGAAGCAGTCAAGCAGTTTATGATCGCATTGAGTTATTACGATCAGGCCAAACAATCGAATACACTTTTCAACAGAAAAGCAAATGTCTATAAAGAGCTGACGTCTATTTACGCGAACTGGAATGAGTTTGAACTGCAGGAAAAATACAGCAAACTAGCGCTGAATATTGCACTGAAGCAGAAAGATCCACTGACCATTTTTGACACCTACATGTCATTGGGCTATATGTATGAACAGAAATATCTAGAAGACCAGCAACATGTAGAATTTAGGAACTCAGCGGAAGAATACTACCTAAAAGCTTTGAATACCTATCTGGAAAAACAGAATGAGATACCAATACCTTCAAACTTAGCTTTTGTAGCCAATAACCTTTCGCATCTCTATTTTAAGTTCTATCCTAAGGAATATAGGGATAAAGCAACTCAGTATGCTGAACTGGCAAAAACAAAAGGACTGGAATCCAAACAGTACAATTTGGTTGCCTCGGCGTATGGGATATTGTCAGAACTGGAACTTCTGAACGGAAACTCCAAAAAAGCAAAAGAACATTTGCTATCATCACTGATAGAGATCAACAAATCCCAGGTACAGGATCAACAGATCTTGATGAGCATCTATAACACCCTTTCACATATCAGTGAGCAAGAGGGAAATTATCAGGAGGCCATCAATTATTATAAAGAATACATTACCTTGTTTACCAATGTCTACGACCAGGAGAAGCTGGGTATAGGCAAGCGTCTTGAAGCACAGTATGAAAAAGGAAAACAGGACCAAGAACTGGCACTCTTACAAGTAGAAGCTGAAAAGAAAGAACAGCAGATCCAATTGATGGCAGCTTTGGGAATCCAGCAGAAGCAGGAACTGGAAAACTTGCGGCTGATCCAGGACAATCAGTCCAAAGAATTGGAAGTCTCCAAACTGACTGCTGAGAAGCAGTTTCAGGAAATTCAGATGTCTAAACTGGAAGCCAAGAACAGAGCTCAAGAAATCAGCAATTATCAACAGGAAATCAGCTTAAAGGATAAGATCAACACGTATTACATTGCCTTGATGATCGCGGCCTTAACCCTATTGGCGGTCCTATTCTATGCCTATACGCAGCGCCTGAAACATATGAAACAAAGGGAGAACTTTCACAACCTTGCCATCGAACAAGAAAGACAAAATGCGAAAATATCCATGCTGACTGCCCTACTGGATGGGCAAGAACAAGAAAGGGCAAGGATTGCACGCGATCTACACGACGGTTTAGGTGGACTTTTATCAGGAACCAAACTGCATTTATCCCATCTGAACGACCAAACATCATTTGAGATCCAGGAGAAGATGCAAAAGGGAATCACCCAATTGGATATGGCCGTTGATGAACTCCGTCGAGTAGCCCACAACCTGACACCAGACCTATTGCAGAAGTTTGGTTTGCAGGAAGCCTTGAATGACTATGCCTCACGTATGTGCAATGATAATCTGGAGATCGATGTCCAATTCCTGCATTTTAACAACAACATGAATCTTGACCAGCAACTGGTCATCTATAGAATTATCCAAGAACTGGTCAATAATGCCATTAAGCATGCGGACCCTAGCCAAATCCTTATCCAGCTTGTTGAGGAAGACTCCGAATACCATATCACCGTTGAGGACGACGGAAAAGGGTTTGACAGCAACAATCACAGCAACAAATCTGCAGGCTTGCAGAACATACGATCAAGAGTAGAGTTCTTGAAAGGTAATTTGAATGTACAATCTGATATCGGTCAAGGAAGTAGCTTTGAAATCAATATCCCAAAAAACAAACAAACATGA